The following coding sequences are from one Pseudonocardia sp. EC080619-01 window:
- a CDS encoding histidine phosphatase family protein, translating into MRLVLVRHGETAWNAGHRLQGDADVPMSDSGRAGVRALRPVLDVHGADHVVVSPLGRTRETAELLGLPTAGTDARWREAHLGEWTGRSVPDLPADRYAEWRAGRAAPPGGESFAELTERVLAGLADLPGEGTTVVVSHGGPIRIVLRHLVGLPPEKLVPVGPATLTVVDRSGALDRLHAYNIGGVRTAGAEPSE; encoded by the coding sequence GTGAGACTGGTGCTGGTGCGGCACGGCGAGACCGCGTGGAACGCCGGCCACCGGCTGCAGGGCGACGCCGACGTACCGATGTCCGACAGCGGCCGCGCGGGCGTGCGCGCCCTCCGTCCGGTGCTGGACGTCCACGGGGCCGACCACGTCGTCGTCTCGCCGCTGGGCCGCACCCGGGAGACGGCCGAGCTGCTCGGCCTGCCCACCGCCGGGACCGACGCCCGCTGGCGGGAGGCGCACCTCGGGGAGTGGACCGGGCGGTCGGTCCCGGACCTGCCTGCCGACCGGTACGCGGAGTGGCGCGCGGGCCGGGCCGCGCCCCCGGGCGGGGAGTCGTTCGCCGAACTGACCGAGCGGGTGCTCGCCGGGCTGGCCGATCTCCCCGGGGAGGGGACGACGGTCGTCGTCTCCCACGGCGGCCCGATCCGCATCGTCCTGCGGCACCTGGTGGGGCTGCCACCGGAGAAGCTCGTCCCGGTCGGTCCGGCGACGTTGACCGTCGTCGACCGGTCCGGGGCGCTCGACCGGCTGCACGCCTACAACATCGGGGGTGTGCGGACGGCCGGCGCCGAGCCGTCCGAGTAG
- a CDS encoding polysaccharide deacetylase, which produces MGHLQLPPGKKIAVNLGTDFDAQCLWLGAFNRPTPASMSRGEFGAEVGVPRLLSLYKRYGVRTTWFTPGHSIDTFPGWCKKILDDGHEFGHHGYYHENPTMISGDTERRLVDLAFATFKKVLGIRPVGYRSPYWDYSESTLDIIEDSGLIYDTSLMGRDFHPYHPQRWQVRWEQGNVAGRASRVLEVPVNWYLDDFPPLAYTGAQAGMQDSDTIFNRWKDIFDYGYAHETNPVFATCVHPQIIGQAHHMLWYEKLVDHISGHDGVWFATIEEIARAWVDDETDEAKFALPDVRGVEPAPADSGWA; this is translated from the coding sequence ATGGGACATCTGCAGCTCCCCCCGGGGAAGAAGATCGCCGTCAACCTCGGCACCGACTTCGACGCCCAGTGCCTCTGGCTCGGCGCGTTCAACCGGCCGACCCCGGCGTCCATGTCGCGTGGCGAGTTCGGCGCGGAGGTGGGCGTCCCGCGGCTGCTCTCGCTCTACAAGCGCTACGGGGTCCGCACGACCTGGTTCACCCCGGGCCACTCGATCGACACGTTCCCCGGGTGGTGCAAGAAGATCCTCGACGACGGCCACGAGTTCGGCCACCACGGCTACTACCACGAGAACCCCACGATGATCTCCGGCGACACCGAGCGCCGCCTGGTCGACCTGGCCTTCGCGACGTTCAAGAAGGTCCTGGGCATCCGGCCGGTGGGCTACCGGTCCCCGTACTGGGACTACAGCGAGTCCACACTGGACATCATCGAGGACTCGGGGCTGATCTACGACACCAGCCTGATGGGCCGGGACTTCCACCCGTACCACCCGCAGCGCTGGCAGGTCCGCTGGGAGCAGGGCAACGTCGCGGGGCGGGCGAGCCGGGTCCTGGAGGTCCCGGTCAACTGGTACCTCGACGACTTCCCGCCGCTGGCCTACACCGGTGCCCAGGCCGGCATGCAGGACTCGGACACGATCTTCAACCGGTGGAAGGACATCTTCGACTACGGCTACGCGCACGAGACGAACCCGGTCTTCGCGACCTGCGTCCACCCGCAGATCATCGGCCAGGCGCACCACATGCTCTGGTACGAGAAGCTGGTCGACCACATCAGCGGCCACGACGGGGTCTGGTTCGCCACCATCGAGGAGATCGCCCGCGCCTGGGTCGACGACGAGACCGACGAGGCGAAGTTCGCACTCCCCGACGTCCGTGGGGTCGAGCCGGCACCGGCCGACTCCGGCTGGGCCTGA
- a CDS encoding iron ABC transporter permease, translating into MTAPTLAPPGAPPPPGPPAAGLLRRLVTDPVARLGTLVAAVLTVLVVVPMVGLVASTLRPTGREAWSDVLTGRLAGSLLWEPLGNSLLIGTATAAGSVLLGGGLAWLVVMTDVPFRRTIGLLATVPFALPSFALALAWETVFRNDLVGGRVGVLADLGVAVPDWLAWGPVPVAATLVAHYFSLSFLLAAAALATVNGELMEAAAMTGAGRLRIARSIALPVVAPALLSGGLLAFAEGVGNFASPALLGLPVRFHTLSTRLHGAVVTGQVERGYVLSIVLVAVAATILLAGNRVVGGRRSYATIGGKGGRRTLVGLGPWRVPLTAAAVGLCLATSVLPGLVLLATSFARRTNSFTGGFTLHFWTGASDPAFAQGQRGVLRDPQIVEAVLTTVGLGLAVALAATVLGTAVGYVGVRLRGARPVTGALALLSYLPFLVPGIALGAAFIAQFGRPVGPLPALYGTFALLVIAGTAYTLPFAAQAGRSAVGQISPDVEEAAVMAGAGLARRGARIVVPLAARGLLAGAALVFVNIVRDLSLVVLLVTPALPLLSVLTYRYAAEGFAQFANAITVIIVVLSVGATVLARRLERTARPWEETG; encoded by the coding sequence ATGACCGCGCCCACCCTCGCCCCACCGGGAGCACCGCCTCCACCGGGCCCGCCGGCGGCCGGCCTCCTGCGCCGGCTGGTCACCGATCCGGTCGCCCGGCTCGGGACGCTCGTGGCCGCCGTCCTCACCGTGCTCGTCGTCGTCCCGATGGTGGGGCTGGTCGCGTCCACACTCCGCCCGACCGGTCGCGAGGCATGGTCCGACGTCCTGACCGGCCGGCTGGCGGGCAGTCTGCTGTGGGAGCCCCTGGGGAACTCGCTGCTGATCGGTACCGCGACCGCCGCCGGGTCGGTGCTGCTCGGCGGCGGGCTGGCGTGGCTCGTCGTGATGACCGACGTCCCGTTCCGGCGCACCATCGGCCTGCTGGCCACCGTCCCGTTCGCGCTGCCCAGCTTCGCGCTGGCGCTGGCCTGGGAGACGGTGTTCCGCAACGACCTCGTCGGCGGCCGGGTCGGTGTGCTGGCCGATCTCGGTGTCGCCGTGCCGGACTGGCTGGCGTGGGGACCGGTGCCGGTGGCCGCGACGCTCGTGGCGCACTACTTCTCGCTGTCGTTCCTGCTCGCCGCCGCCGCGCTCGCGACGGTCAACGGCGAGCTGATGGAGGCGGCGGCGATGACCGGTGCCGGGCGTCTCCGCATCGCCCGCTCGATCGCGCTGCCCGTGGTCGCGCCGGCCCTGCTCTCCGGCGGGCTGCTGGCGTTCGCCGAGGGGGTCGGCAACTTCGCCTCGCCGGCGCTGCTGGGGCTGCCCGTCCGGTTCCACACGCTGTCCACCCGCCTGCACGGCGCCGTCGTCACGGGTCAGGTCGAGCGCGGCTACGTGCTCTCGATCGTGCTCGTCGCGGTCGCGGCGACGATCCTCCTCGCCGGCAACCGGGTCGTCGGTGGCCGGCGCTCCTACGCCACCATCGGCGGCAAGGGCGGACGGCGGACGCTCGTCGGGCTCGGACCCTGGCGGGTGCCGCTGACGGCCGCCGCGGTCGGGCTGTGCCTGGCCACCAGCGTGCTGCCCGGCCTGGTGCTCCTCGCGACCAGCTTCGCCCGGCGCACCAACTCGTTCACCGGCGGCTTCACGCTGCACTTCTGGACGGGCGCCTCGGACCCGGCGTTCGCCCAGGGGCAGCGCGGGGTGCTGCGCGACCCGCAGATCGTCGAGGCGGTCCTGACCACCGTCGGGCTCGGGCTCGCGGTGGCGCTCGCCGCGACCGTGCTGGGCACGGCCGTCGGCTACGTCGGGGTCCGGCTGCGTGGCGCCCGGCCGGTGACCGGGGCGCTGGCGCTGCTGTCCTACCTCCCGTTCCTGGTGCCGGGCATCGCGCTCGGCGCCGCGTTCATCGCCCAGTTCGGACGCCCGGTCGGCCCGCTGCCCGCGCTGTACGGGACGTTCGCGCTGTTGGTGATCGCCGGGACGGCGTACACGTTGCCGTTCGCCGCGCAGGCGGGTCGCAGCGCCGTCGGGCAGATCTCGCCGGACGTCGAGGAGGCCGCCGTCATGGCGGGTGCCGGGCTGGCCCGCCGCGGCGCACGGATCGTGGTGCCGCTGGCGGCACGCGGGCTGCTGGCCGGGGCGGCGCTCGTCTTCGTCAACATCGTGCGGGACCTGTCGCTGGTGGTCCTGCTGGTGACGCCGGCCCTGCCGCTGCTGTCGGTGCTGACCTACCGCTACGCCGCCGAGGGCTTCGCCCAGTTCGCCAACGCCATCACAGTGATCATCGTCGTGCTCTCGGTCGGGGCCACCGTGCTCGCCCGCAGGCTCGAGCGCACCGCACGACCGTGGGAGGAGACCGGATGA
- a CDS encoding GrpB family protein — MASGPELIGGVEKRDIVVVPYDPGWPVRFEAERRRIVAAVGAVARRVDHVGSTAVPGLAAKPIVDIDLSVPDVDDEPSYLPAFERAGYLLRVREPGHRLVRTAERDVHVHVCPAGSDWERRHLLFRDRLRADRRDRAAYAALKLDLAGREWADMNAYADAKGPLIADITRRAEGWAQRVGWTVDR; from the coding sequence GTGGCGAGCGGACCCGAGCTGATCGGTGGAGTCGAGAAACGGGACATCGTGGTCGTCCCGTACGACCCGGGGTGGCCGGTGAGGTTCGAGGCCGAGCGCCGCCGGATCGTGGCCGCGGTGGGAGCGGTCGCCCGGCGGGTCGACCACGTCGGCTCCACGGCGGTCCCCGGTCTCGCCGCCAAGCCGATCGTCGACATCGATCTCAGCGTGCCCGACGTGGACGACGAGCCGTCGTACCTGCCGGCGTTCGAGCGTGCGGGATACCTGCTGCGGGTGCGGGAGCCGGGCCACCGGCTCGTCCGGACCGCCGAGCGCGACGTGCACGTGCACGTCTGCCCGGCCGGGAGCGACTGGGAGCGCCGGCACCTGCTCTTCCGCGACCGGCTCCGTGCCGACCGGCGGGACCGCGCCGCGTACGCCGCGCTGAAGCTCGATCTCGCCGGACGCGAGTGGGCGGACATGAACGCCTACGCCGACGCGAAGGGCCCGCTGATCGCCGACATCACCCGTCGCGCGGAGGGATGGGCACAGCGGGTCGGCTGGACCGTCGACCGGTAG
- a CDS encoding MFS transporter, with protein MSLDVTAPGRGLSPRRRWAALAVLAVAVLVLAIDNTVLYLAVPALTADLAPTANQILWIGDVYSLALAGLLIVMGSLADRIGRRRLLLIGSAAFGIASLLAALSTSAEMLIAARLLLGVAGATLMPSTLSLIRSVFPDPAERTRAIAVWSAAAGGGAALGPLVGGALLEFFSWGAVFLINVPIMAVLIVGGAWLLPESRDPAPGRFDLVSAALSLGAIVPVVWAVKHTVASGIDVAGGVALLAGITAGVVFVRRQRRLESPLIDVSLFAHRAFSGSVFAGFMAVFALTGLLFFFSQYLQLARGFSPLQAGLAELPTTLSAIAVVVLVGRVLRRLGLGPAIAVGLLLVSVGLVAVAVAEGATGYVWLALALVPVGLGVGLAQTLTTDAVVSAVPPRKAGAASAIAETALELGVATGIAILGSVVSLVYRAGLSLPAGLDPQQRAAVTDSLASATSVLEPGSPVLDTARAAFTEAMQTTSLIAAAVTFAAAIVAFRTIPRTVDADRGTPARIH; from the coding sequence ATGTCCCTCGATGTCACCGCGCCCGGTCGCGGTCTGTCGCCGCGCCGCCGGTGGGCGGCGCTGGCGGTCCTGGCGGTCGCCGTGCTCGTGCTCGCGATCGACAACACGGTGCTCTACCTGGCGGTGCCCGCACTGACGGCCGATCTCGCGCCGACCGCGAACCAGATCCTCTGGATCGGTGACGTCTACTCGCTGGCCCTGGCCGGGCTGCTGATCGTCATGGGGTCGCTGGCCGACCGGATCGGACGCAGGCGGCTGCTGCTGATCGGCTCGGCGGCGTTCGGGATCGCGTCCCTGCTGGCCGCGCTGTCGACGAGCGCGGAGATGCTGATCGCGGCGCGGCTGCTGCTCGGCGTCGCCGGCGCGACCCTGATGCCGTCGACGCTGTCGCTGATCCGCAGCGTGTTCCCGGACCCGGCCGAGCGCACGCGGGCGATCGCGGTCTGGTCGGCCGCTGCCGGGGGCGGGGCCGCGCTCGGGCCGCTGGTGGGCGGGGCGCTGCTGGAGTTCTTCTCCTGGGGGGCGGTGTTCCTGATCAACGTCCCGATCATGGCGGTGCTGATCGTGGGCGGTGCGTGGCTGCTGCCCGAGTCGCGTGACCCCGCACCGGGCCGGTTCGACCTGGTGTCGGCTGCGCTGTCGCTGGGGGCGATCGTCCCGGTCGTCTGGGCGGTCAAGCACACGGTCGCGAGCGGGATCGACGTCGCCGGCGGTGTCGCGCTGCTCGCCGGGATCACGGCGGGCGTGGTGTTCGTGCGGCGGCAGCGGCGGCTGGAGAGCCCGTTGATCGACGTGTCGCTGTTCGCGCACCGGGCGTTCAGCGGGTCGGTCTTCGCCGGGTTCATGGCCGTGTTCGCGCTGACCGGGCTGCTGTTCTTCTTCTCCCAGTACCTGCAGCTGGCGCGGGGGTTCAGCCCGCTGCAGGCGGGCCTCGCCGAGCTGCCGACGACGCTGTCCGCGATCGCGGTCGTGGTGCTGGTCGGCCGGGTCCTGCGCCGCCTCGGCCTGGGACCCGCGATCGCGGTGGGCCTGCTGCTGGTGAGCGTGGGGCTGGTCGCGGTCGCGGTGGCGGAGGGCGCCACCGGCTACGTGTGGCTGGCGCTGGCGCTGGTCCCGGTGGGGCTCGGCGTCGGGCTGGCGCAGACGCTCACGACCGACGCGGTGGTCTCGGCGGTGCCGCCGCGCAAGGCCGGTGCCGCCTCGGCGATCGCGGAGACCGCGCTCGAGCTGGGGGTGGCGACGGGCATCGCGATCCTGGGCTCGGTCGTGTCCCTGGTGTACCGGGCGGGGCTGTCGCTCCCGGCCGGGCTGGATCCGCAGCAGCGCGCGGCGGTGACCGACTCCCTGGCGTCGGCGACGTCGGTCCTGGAGCCGGGATCACCCGTCCTGGACACGGCCCGGGCCGCGTTCACCGAGGCGATGCAGACGACCTCGCTGATCGCCGCGGCCGTCACGTTCGCCGCCGCGATCGTCGCCTTCCGCACGATCCCGAGGACCGTCGACGCCGATCGCGGGACCCCGGCCCGGATCCACTGA
- a CDS encoding ABC transporter ATP-binding protein yields the protein MSGIRLTGIGKRFGGVPAVDGIDLEVPDGAFLVLLGPSGCGKTTTLRMLAGLEDPTAGEIRFGDRVVAGPGGVVPPGRRDAGLVFQSYALWPHMTVRANVAWPLTVARTPAAERDARVDEVLELLAIGPLADRYPGEISGGQQQRVAIARMIGTRPSVLLFDEPLSNLDAKMRVETRAELLRVHRSTGATSVYVTHDQIEALTMATHVALMRDGRIEQFGPPSALLDDPATDFVATFMGTPAANVLDAVAVDGRLDRGGVDLGPAGPVGPGAAVRAMYRPESLRLGPVDAAGPALPVEFAEATPLAGRVVVTGFHQGTRLSVVTDEVPAAGPGDPLRVLVPDRPDRLFDAVTGLRIAS from the coding sequence ATGAGCGGGATCAGGCTGACCGGGATCGGCAAGAGGTTCGGCGGTGTGCCGGCCGTCGACGGCATCGACCTGGAGGTGCCCGACGGTGCGTTCCTGGTCCTGCTCGGACCGTCGGGCTGCGGCAAGACCACGACGCTGCGCATGCTCGCCGGGCTCGAGGACCCGACCGCAGGCGAGATCCGGTTCGGCGACCGGGTCGTCGCGGGACCCGGCGGGGTCGTCCCGCCGGGCCGGCGCGACGCGGGCCTCGTCTTCCAGAGCTACGCCCTCTGGCCGCACATGACCGTGCGGGCCAACGTCGCCTGGCCGCTGACCGTGGCCAGGACGCCCGCCGCGGAGCGCGACGCCCGGGTGGACGAGGTGCTGGAGCTGCTCGCGATCGGCCCGCTCGCCGACCGCTACCCGGGCGAGATCTCCGGTGGACAGCAGCAGCGCGTCGCGATCGCACGGATGATCGGAACCCGCCCGTCCGTCCTCCTGTTCGACGAACCACTGTCCAACCTGGATGCCAAGATGCGTGTGGAGACCCGCGCGGAGCTGCTCCGCGTGCACCGGTCGACCGGGGCGACCAGCGTCTACGTCACCCACGACCAGATCGAGGCACTGACGATGGCCACCCACGTCGCCCTGATGCGCGACGGCCGCATCGAACAGTTCGGGCCGCCCTCGGCGCTGCTCGACGATCCCGCCACCGACTTCGTCGCGACGTTCATGGGCACTCCCGCGGCGAACGTCCTCGACGCCGTCGCGGTGGACGGGCGGCTGGACCGGGGCGGCGTCGACCTCGGGCCGGCGGGCCCGGTCGGGCCCGGCGCGGCGGTGCGGGCCATGTACCGGCCGGAGTCGCTCCGTCTCGGTCCGGTCGACGCTGCCGGACCGGCGTTGCCCGTCGAGTTCGCCGAGGCCACACCGCTCGCCGGGCGCGTGGTCGTCACCGGGTTCCACCAGGGGACCCGGCTGTCGGTCGTCACCGACGAGGTCCCGGCCGCCGGTCCCGGTGACCCGCTACGGGTCCTGGTGCCGGACCGGCCGGACCGTCTCTTCGACGCGGTGACCGGCCTGCGGATCGCGTCGTGA
- a CDS encoding ABC transporter substrate-binding protein, protein MTSPDGAPARPSAWSGNAFTVQVRPDGRLGLADRGDHADVPADLRRAAGAMGRAGLEHCRFHWRSPVSGLFCRVTLTARTESGFDHVELSGDPVERLPAGLSARELEILTMLVVGPSNAEIAGELRITQRTAATHVTHLMQKLGTPTRTAAATYALDTGLLCVPLPGSPARYADLSLGRLLAAAAAGPEQRHRQPRLPRPRRELVVGAALPLSGTGSDDGREMVNGLRLAIEELNAAGGVRGRRIRASVHDVEVTSPASVRTAFASLLRDGVDVLTSGYLAGQEIGHETAADSGVPYLHAATSGAMERMVRDDHARFSRIFQVCASDTEYAPRFVSFMTSLRDRGRWGHTADRLAIVVRDWHGVDFGIDRARAVAERENWTLDVVPVGGAPGGDGWAGAVATAVRAPTAAVMIGSFFVDDSVAAVTALHELGSTALPYAIYAPSVPAFRHRLGPLAEGVVWATTTGTYSDGAGRAFARRYTDRFGVVPGRSHAGLAYDRMQRIARAWNSCGDVTDADGIAAHLRTEPYRGVNGTYNFDTPGQAALGTPDHGDPSLAQPQLLYQIQDGRQVIIRGGPFRTGGFRMPATVPGRPGGR, encoded by the coding sequence ATGACGTCACCGGACGGTGCTCCGGCGCGCCCCTCGGCGTGGTCGGGGAACGCCTTCACCGTGCAGGTGCGCCCGGACGGCCGGCTCGGCCTCGCCGACCGCGGTGACCACGCCGACGTCCCTGCGGACCTGCGCCGAGCGGCGGGCGCGATGGGGCGCGCCGGTCTGGAGCACTGCCGCTTCCACTGGCGGTCGCCGGTCTCCGGCCTGTTCTGCCGGGTCACGCTGACCGCCCGCACCGAGTCCGGCTTCGACCACGTCGAGCTGAGCGGCGACCCGGTGGAGCGGCTCCCCGCCGGGCTGTCCGCACGCGAGCTGGAGATCCTGACGATGCTCGTCGTCGGGCCGTCCAACGCCGAGATCGCCGGCGAGCTCCGCATCACCCAGCGCACCGCCGCCACGCACGTCACGCACCTGATGCAGAAGCTCGGCACCCCGACGCGCACGGCGGCCGCCACCTACGCGCTGGACACCGGGCTGCTCTGCGTGCCCCTCCCCGGGTCTCCGGCCCGCTACGCGGACCTGTCGCTCGGCCGGCTGCTCGCGGCCGCGGCGGCAGGCCCCGAGCAGCGACACCGGCAACCCCGCCTGCCACGACCGCGCCGGGAGCTGGTCGTCGGCGCCGCCCTGCCGCTGTCCGGCACGGGCAGCGACGACGGCCGCGAGATGGTCAACGGGCTGCGGCTCGCGATCGAGGAGCTCAACGCCGCCGGGGGTGTCCGCGGACGCCGGATCCGCGCGTCGGTCCACGACGTCGAGGTGACCAGCCCCGCGTCGGTCCGGACCGCCTTCGCGTCGCTGCTGCGCGACGGCGTCGACGTCCTCACCTCCGGCTACCTCGCCGGGCAGGAGATCGGGCACGAGACGGCCGCGGACAGCGGGGTGCCCTACCTGCACGCCGCCACCAGCGGCGCGATGGAACGGATGGTGCGCGACGACCACGCCCGCTTCAGCCGGATCTTCCAGGTGTGCGCCAGCGACACCGAGTACGCGCCACGGTTCGTCTCGTTCATGACCTCGCTCCGGGACCGGGGCCGGTGGGGCCACACCGCGGACCGGCTCGCGATCGTCGTCCGGGACTGGCACGGCGTCGACTTCGGCATCGACCGGGCCCGGGCGGTCGCCGAACGCGAGAACTGGACGCTCGACGTCGTCCCGGTCGGCGGGGCACCGGGCGGCGACGGCTGGGCCGGTGCCGTCGCGACCGCCGTGCGGGCGCCCACCGCGGCGGTCATGATCGGCAGCTTCTTCGTCGACGACTCCGTCGCCGCCGTCACCGCGCTGCACGAGCTGGGCTCCACCGCGCTCCCCTACGCGATCTACGCCCCGTCGGTGCCCGCCTTCCGTCACCGGCTCGGACCGCTGGCCGAGGGCGTCGTGTGGGCCACCACCACCGGCACCTACTCCGACGGTGCCGGACGGGCCTTCGCCCGTCGCTACACCGACCGGTTCGGGGTCGTCCCGGGGCGCTCGCACGCCGGGCTCGCCTACGACCGGATGCAGCGCATCGCGCGGGCCTGGAACTCGTGCGGCGACGTCACCGACGCCGACGGGATCGCCGCCCACCTGCGGACCGAGCCCTACCGCGGGGTCAACGGCACCTACAACTTCGACACCCCCGGCCAGGCCGCGCTGGGCACACCCGACCACGGTGACCCGTCGCTGGCCCAGCCGCAGCTGCTCTACCAGATCCAGGACGGCCGGCAGGTGATCATCCGTGGCGGCCCGTTCCGCACCGGCGGGTTCCGGATGCCCGCGACCGTGCCGGGCCGTCCCGGCGGCCGATGA
- a CDS encoding alpha/beta fold hydrolase: MSIYGDDRARGTVRAWCRARLDGQDHVAGRTELPTSLGTTHVTLSGSAGPTVVVLPAAGECAAVLDPLVAELATGHRVVTVDLPGEPGLSHDRRPHGDLVRRYGHWVDEVVEAVADGPVVVVGDGLGATVGLCARTGRIAGLVAVAPAGIDEYPGDLAFELRVLRHELAPSGRSAERVLRPLYGDRVPDDHDTLVEWTALTGTAVWPSGPPALLPNAVLRDWRDVPHVVLVGERDPMWTAGRLGRPVAALMGSAVRVVPGAGALVTHEAPDVVRAAVTGVLATS, encoded by the coding sequence ATGTCGATCTACGGGGACGACCGGGCACGCGGGACCGTCCGTGCCTGGTGCCGTGCGCGGCTCGACGGACAGGACCACGTCGCGGGACGTACCGAGCTGCCGACGAGCCTCGGCACCACCCACGTCACGCTCTCCGGATCGGCCGGACCCACGGTCGTCGTGCTCCCGGCCGCGGGAGAGTGCGCCGCGGTCCTCGATCCGCTGGTCGCCGAGCTCGCCACGGGGCATCGTGTCGTGACCGTCGACCTGCCCGGGGAGCCGGGCCTCTCGCACGACCGGCGACCGCACGGGGACCTCGTGCGGCGCTACGGCCACTGGGTCGACGAGGTCGTCGAGGCGGTCGCTGACGGGCCGGTCGTCGTGGTCGGTGACGGCCTGGGGGCGACGGTCGGGTTGTGCGCCCGGACCGGGCGGATCGCCGGGCTGGTGGCGGTCGCCCCGGCGGGGATCGACGAGTACCCGGGCGACCTCGCCTTCGAGCTGAGGGTCCTGCGACACGAGCTGGCACCGTCGGGGCGCAGCGCCGAGCGGGTCCTGCGGCCGCTGTACGGCGACCGGGTGCCGGACGACCACGACACCCTCGTCGAGTGGACGGCGCTCACCGGTACCGCGGTGTGGCCGAGCGGCCCTCCGGCACTGCTGCCGAACGCGGTGCTGCGCGACTGGCGGGACGTCCCGCACGTCGTGCTGGTGGGGGAGCGGGACCCGATGTGGACGGCCGGGCGGCTGGGGCGACCCGTCGCCGCCCTGATGGGTTCGGCGGTGCGGGTGGTCCCCGGTGCGGGCGCGCTCGTGACCCACGAGGCACCGGACGTCGTCCGCGCAGCCGTCACCGGTGTGCTCGCGACGAGCTGA
- a CDS encoding TetR/AcrR family transcriptional regulator gives MGRTTGRSPEDTRRLVLDAADRVIRRHGIGATLDVIARDAGVSKGGLVYHFASKEALLVALAQEHLDAFRDDVLARTAEPDGTPGRLTRAYVRASMVDVDGDDARERFSLIAQLLTVPAVLELARDDERRWQRDMDADGVPAATQTLVVAAADGVGGPPLWASELDPAVRDQLETDLIALVDAAVRPDPG, from the coding sequence ATGGGCCGCACGACCGGACGCTCACCCGAGGACACCCGCCGACTCGTGCTCGACGCGGCCGACCGGGTCATCCGCAGGCACGGGATCGGGGCGACGCTCGACGTCATCGCCCGCGACGCCGGCGTCTCCAAGGGTGGTCTCGTCTACCACTTCGCGAGCAAGGAGGCGTTGCTCGTCGCACTCGCCCAGGAGCACCTCGACGCGTTCCGCGACGACGTCCTCGCCCGGACCGCCGAGCCCGACGGCACCCCGGGGCGGCTCACCCGGGCCTACGTCCGCGCCAGCATGGTCGACGTCGACGGCGACGACGCCCGCGAGCGGTTCAGCCTGATCGCGCAGCTGCTCACGGTCCCCGCTGTGCTGGAGCTGGCCCGCGACGACGAGCGCCGCTGGCAGCGCGACATGGACGCCGACGGCGTGCCGGCCGCGACCCAGACCCTCGTCGTCGCCGCCGCGGACGGGGTCGGTGGTCCTCCGTTGTGGGCGTCCGAACTGGACCCCGCGGTGCGGGACCAGCTGGAGACCGACCTCATCGCCCTGGTCGACGCCGCGGTGCGGCCGGACCCGGGATGA